A genomic segment from Triticum dicoccoides isolate Atlit2015 ecotype Zavitan chromosome 1A, WEW_v2.0, whole genome shotgun sequence encodes:
- the LOC119289268 gene encoding protein DETOXIFICATION 49-like produces the protein MCEGLIDRPLLPCRCNAKNGGGVAVSPIDDHTVVVVSMSAPVLADRPSSLTKDAAKEAVSILGLSLPMIMTGLILYVRPMISMLFLGRLGELALAGGSLAMGFANITGYSVLSGLASGMEPVCGQAVGAKNLPLVGATMQRMVLFLLVVSVPVAFLWVQMEPLLLLCGQHAAVSAAAQRYILFCLPDLLFQSFLHPLRIYLRTQSINLPLTTCAMLAVALHLPINYLLVSVLGLGVEGVALASAWTNLNLVLFLLGYVYVTGVHHATGGFTLSYKLFKDDVAAWVRLARLAVESCASVCLEWWWYEIMILLCGLLANPEATVASMGVLIQTTSLLYIFPSSLSFGVSTRVSNELGANRPAAARAVATAGLALSALQGVISFLFAVAVRNVWARMFTTDAAILALTASVLPILGMCELGNCPQTTGCGVLRGSARPKDGAHVNLAAFYGVGMPVALGLAFWSGMDFKGLWLGLLAAQAACVTVMLVVIGRTDWNRQAELAQVLAGVADDIEHGGYVNGDGGKDAAECVKVAAPHGDEDSSLLITVVGLTGAP, from the coding sequence ATGTGTGAGGGGCTCATTGACCGGCCGTTGCTGCCGTGCCGGTGCAATGCCAAGAACGGCGGCGGCGTGGCCGTGTCTCCAATCGACGACCACACTGTCGTCGTTGTGTCCATGTCGGCGCCCGTCCTTGCTGACAGGCCGTCGTCGTTGACCAAGGACGCGGCGAAGGAGGCCGTGTCGATCCTGGGGCTGTCATTGCCGATGATCATGACGGGGCTCATACTCTACGTCCGTCCGATGATCTCGATGCTGTTCCTCGGCCGGCTCGGCGAGCTGGCCCTGGCCGGCGGGTCCCTCGCCATGGGTTTCGCCAACATCACCGGGTACTCAGTCCTGTCCGGCCTCGCCTCAGGCATGGAACCCGTCTGCGGCCAGGCCGTCGGCGCCAAGAACCTGCCACTCGTCGGCGCCACCATGCAGCGGATGGtgctcttcctcctcgtcgtctccgTGCCAGTCGCCTTCCTCTGGGTTCAGATGGAGccgcttctcctgctttgcggtcaGCATGCCGCCGTCTCCGCCGCGGCGCAGCGCTACATTCTATTCTGCCTGCCCGACCTCCTCTTTCAGTCTTTCCTCCACCCGCTCCGTATCTACCTCCGCACGCAGTCCATAAACCTCCCGCTCACCACTTGCGCCATGCTCGCCGTCGCTCTCCACCTCCCCATCAACTACCTCCTCGTATCGGTGCTCGGGCTCGGCGTCGAAGGAGTCGCACTCGCCTCTGCCTGGACCAACCTCAACCTCGTGCTCTTCCTCCTCGGTTATGTCTACGTCACCGGCGTGCACCATGCCACCGGTGGCTTCACGCTGTCATACAAGCTTTTCAAGGACGATGTTGCTGCGTGGGTGCGGCTGGCTAGGCTCGCCGTCGAGAGCTGCGCGAGCGTGTGCCTCGAGTGGTGGTGGTACGAGATCATGATCCTGCTGTGCGGCCTCCTGGCcaaccccgaggccaccgtcgcctcCATGGGGGTGCTTATCCAGACCACATCGCTGCTCTACATCTTCCCGTCGTCTCTCAGCTTCGGCGTGTCGACCCGGGTCAGCAACGAGCTCGGCGCGAACCGTCCAGCTGCCGCGCGCGCCGTGGCCACCGCGGGGCTCGCGCTGAGCGCACTTCAGGGCGTCATCTCCTTCCTGTTCGCCGTGGCTGTGCGCAACGTGTGGGCGCGCATGTTCACGACGGACGCGGCCATCCTTGCGCTCACGGCGTCGGTGCTTCCTATCCTCGGGATGTGCGAGCTCGGAAACTGCCCTCAGACCACCGGATGCGGCGTGCTCCGAGGGAGCGCGCGGCCCAAGGACGGCGCACACGTCAACCTCGCCGCCTTCTACGGCGTCGGGATGCCCGTTGCCCTCGGGCTCGCGTTCTGGTCCGGCATGGACTTCAAGGGGCTCTGGCTTGGCCTTCTCGCCGCGCAGGCGGCGTGTGTCACGGTGATGCTCGTGGTGATCGGGCGCACGGACTGGAACAGACAGGCTGAGCTGGCGCAGGTGCTCGCCGGAGTCGCCGACGACATCGAACACGGAGGCTATGTCAACGGAGACGGTGGGAAAGACGCGGCCGAGTGCGTCAAGGTTGCGGCGCCCCACGGCGACGAGGACTCTAGCTTGCTCATCACTGTGGTAGGGCTGACCGGCGCGCCTTGA